In the Vicinamibacteria bacterium genome, one interval contains:
- a CDS encoding radical SAM protein translates to MHYVPLEERDRVETSVTPDRARTIIARNDSPDVPFDKSINPYRGCEHGCIYCFARPTHAYLGLSAGLDFETRIFSKPMAAELLRAELASPAYRITPIALGANTDPYQPVEKELGITRGILSVLSEHEHPVGIVTKSQLVLRDIDLLSSMAARGLANVLVSITTLDPDLAGRMEPRAARPEKRLETIRRLREQGIPTGVLASPMIPALN, encoded by the coding sequence ATGCACTATGTACCGCTCGAGGAGCGTGACCGTGTCGAGACCTCGGTAACGCCGGATCGGGCTCGCACCATCATCGCTCGCAACGATTCTCCCGACGTTCCATTCGACAAGTCCATCAACCCCTACCGCGGCTGCGAGCACGGATGCATCTATTGCTTCGCTCGCCCCACTCACGCCTATCTTGGACTGTCGGCAGGACTGGACTTCGAGACGCGGATCTTTTCCAAGCCCATGGCAGCCGAGCTCCTCCGTGCCGAGCTGGCGAGTCCGGCCTATCGGATCACCCCCATCGCCCTCGGCGCGAACACCGATCCCTATCAGCCAGTCGAGAAAGAGCTCGGTATCACTCGCGGGATTCTCTCGGTCCTCTCCGAGCACGAGCATCCCGTGGGGATCGTTACCAAGTCTCAGCTCGTACTGCGGGACATCGATCTGCTGTCGTCCATGGCGGCGCGGGGACTCGCCAACGTGTTGGTTTCCATTACGACTCTCGATCCGGATCTCGCGGGCCGGATGGAGCCGCGAGCGGCGCGACCGGAGAAGAGGCTCGAGACGATCCGGCGCCTTCGAGAGCAGGGGATTCCCACGGGAGTGCTGGCCTCTCCGATGATCCCCGCGCTCAAC